One genomic segment of Luteibaculum oceani includes these proteins:
- a CDS encoding heavy-metal-associated domain-containing protein: protein MRIFLSLILSALILGCSSTESADVHSDPVEVKYSYVKGDNTSSIAKLGVKGMSCEVMCGGLIKNSLKKLDGVSMADVSFNPENKAGLAEVDFDAKKVTEKELVAAIEKLNNGQYRVNSIEIVVTETSFEEVSDEEEEIKNAEENKLDKKISLPSLPNIFEVLNRAIFR, encoded by the coding sequence ATGAGAATCTTTTTGTCTCTTATTTTATCGGCCTTAATTTTAGGTTGTAGCTCTACCGAAAGTGCAGATGTTCATAGCGATCCTGTTGAGGTGAAATACAGCTACGTTAAGGGCGATAACACTTCTAGCATTGCTAAGTTGGGCGTTAAAGGAATGTCTTGCGAGGTTATGTGTGGAGGGTTAATTAAGAATAGCCTTAAGAAACTTGACGGAGTTAGCATGGCCGATGTTTCTTTCAATCCAGAAAATAAAGCAGGATTAGCTGAAGTAGATTTCGATGCTAAAAAGGTTACCGAAAAAGAACTAGTTGCGGCAATTGAAAAATTGAACAACGGACAATATAGAGTTAACTCCATAGAAATAGTTGTTACTGAAACTTCATTCGAGGAGGTAAGCGACGAGGAAGAAGAAATTAAAAATGCAGAGGAAAACAAATTGGATAAAAAAATCTCTCTTCCAAGTTTGCCGAACATTTTTGAGGTTTTAAATAGAGCAATTTTCAGATAG